CGAGCGCCAGCGCGCGGGCGATGCCGAGGCGCTGCCGCTGGCCGCCGGAGAACTCGTTCGGGTAGCGGTGGGCGTCGCCCGCGCGTAACCCCACCAGGTCCAGCAGTTCCCGGATCCGGGCGTCCTTCGCGGGGCCGGTGGGCGCGGCGTCGCGGTGCGTGCGCCACGGCTCGCCGATGAGGTCGGCGGCCGTCATCCGCGAGTTCAGCGAGGCGAACGGGTCCTGGAACACCATCTGCACCCGTCGCCGCCACGCCAGCAACTCCTTGCCGCGCAACGAGAACGGGTCCGTCCCGGCGAAGCGCACCGCACCCTCGTCGGGGCGCTCCAGCATCAGCAGCACCCGGGCGAGCGTCGACTTGCCGCAGCCGGACTCGCCGACCAGGCCGAGCGTCTCGCCGCGCCCCACCCGGAGGTCCACGCCGTCGAGCGCGGTGAGCCGGGCCCCGCGCGCCACCCGGAACGTCTTGCGCAGCCTGGAAACCTCCAGCAGCGGCTCAGGCATGGGTGAGCTCCTCGGTGAAGTGGCAGGCGGCGGCGCGGGAGTCGCCGATGGCGGTCAGGACGGGGCGCTGCTCGGTGCAGCGGTCGCGGGTCATCGGGCAGCGGGCCTGGAACGCGCAGCCCGCGGGGATGGCGCCGAGCTCCGGCGGGCTGCCGGGCACGGCGGGCAGCGGACCGCCCTTCTCGGCGTGCTCGGGCACCGAGTCGAGCAGGCCCTTGGTGTACGGGTGGCGCGGGTGCGCGAAGACCTCGGCGACCGGGCCGGTCTCCACCACGGTGCCCGCGTACATGATCGCCACGTCGTCGGCGTGCTCGGCGACGACGGCCAGGTCGTGCGTGATGAGCACCAGCGCCATGTCGTGGCGCACCTGCAGATCCCGCAGCAGCCGCATGATCTGAGCCTGCACCGTCACGTCGAGCGCCGTGGTCGGCTCGTCGGCCAGCAGCACGTCCGGCTCCAGGGCCACGGCCATCGCGATGAGCAGCCGCTGCCGCATCCCACCGGAGAACTGGTGCGGGTAGGAGCGCGCGCGGGCGCGCGGCTCGGGGATGCCGACGACCTCCATCAGCTCCACGGCCTTCTCCCGGGCCTCGCGCCGCGACAGGCCCCGGTGGATCCGGAACGGTTCGGCGAGCTGCCTGCCGACCGGCTGCACGGGGTTGAGCGCGGTGAGCGCGTCCTGGAACACGATGGACAGCGTCGGCCCGGCGAGCTTGCGGCGGGCGGCGGCGTCGAGCCGGAGCACGTCGGTCCCGGCGATCCGCACGGAACCGCCGGCGACCCGCGCGACCGGGTCGAGCAGGCCGACGATCGCCTGCGCGGTCATCGACTTCCCGCAGCCGGACTCGCCGAGCAGCGCCAACGTTCGTCCCTTGTGGACGGAGAATCCGACGTGGTCGACGGCGCGCACCGTCGCGTGCGGGGTGCGCAGGTCCACGGTGAGGTCCTCGACCGCCAGCGCGGCCTGCGGGCCGCCGTCCGCCGTACCGTGCTCCGCCGTCCGCCCCGCGCTCGTCCCCGGGGCCGAGTCCGCCACGTCGGACTCCGCCGCGATGCGTTGGCCACCGGCGTTCCCGAGGGCCGAAGTCGTTGCGCGGGAAGGATTTCCGCCGGATTTCGATCCCCGCGCAGATCGGTCCTCCTTCGCGCGCGGCAGCGTGAGCCGCCAGCGCTGCGCCGGATCCGTCGCCAGCCGCACCCACGCCGCCAGCACCGTCGCCGACACCGTGGTCACCACGATCGCCAGGCCCGGCAGCACCGCGATCCACCAGGCCGTCTGCAGGTATTGACGGCCCTGCGCCACCATCAGGCCCCAGCTGACCTCCGGCGGCTGGATGCCGATGCCGAGGAAGCTCAGCGACGACTCGGTGAGCATCACGAAGCAGAAGTCGGTGGCGGCCACCGTGAGCAGCGTCGGCATCGCGATCGGCAGGACGTGCCGGTAGATCGTCGGGCCGCTGCCGGTGCCGAACGTGCGCGCCGCGTCCACGAACAACCGGCTCTTGAGCTCCGCGGCCTCGGCGCGGGCGGTGCGCAGGTACACGGGGATGCGGGCCAGCGCGATGATGAGCACGATGTTCGCCGCGCTCGGCGCGAACACGTACAGCACCACCACCGCCAGCAGCAGCGACGGGAAGCTCAGGATCACGTCGGCGACGCGCATCGCGACGTTCTCCCGCCTGCCGCCGTGGAATCCCGCCCACATGCCTACCGCGGAACCCAGCAGCAACGAGCACAGCACCGCTGGCACGGCGATGGACAACGTGGTCCCGGCGGCCTCGACGAGCCGGGCGAGCACGCTGCGCCCCAGCACGTCGGTGCCGAGCAGGCCGGTGACACCGTGGTCGAACGACGGCGCCAGCAGCGACGCGCGCAGGTCCTGGCGCACGGCCGCGTCGCCCAGCAGCAGCGGCCCGAACACGGCGGTGACCAGCACGAGCCCCAGGAGCGCGGCGGCCACGGCCGCCGTCCGGTCCTTGCCCAGCAGCGTCCACCAGCGCGGCGGTCGCCGGGACGCGGCGGCCGGGATTTCGGCAGTGGTCATCGTCGTTTCCTCCGACTCGGCGGTGCTGCGGCGGCCAGGTGGGCGTGCGCACGGGATGACGCTGCTCGTGGTCCCGCCGGTGGCGGGGACGCCGAGCGGTGGCCGCGCACGCGGCCGGAGCACCGGCGGGGCCTCGGCGGCTTCCCCGTGCGGACGGCGGGGCCGCAGGTGAAGCCGATCCTGCGGCGGGGGAGTTCTGCTTCCCGGGCACTCGTGCAGGTCATTGCGGAACTCCTCACGCCGGTGCGGTCTGGCGCACGCGCGGGTCGAGCAGCGCGTAGCAGACGTCGATGAGGATGTTCAGGGCGAAGATCGTCACGGCGGTCAGCAGCACGGCCGCCTGCAGCACCGCGAAGTCGCGCTGCAGGATCGAGTCGATCATCAGCTTGCCGATGCCCGGCCAGCCGAAGATCGTCTCCACCACGACGGCGCCATTGACGAGGCCGATCGTCAGGTCGCCCGCCACGGTCAGCGCGGGCACCGTCGCGTTGCGCAGCGCGTGTCCGAACACGACGCGCCGCTCGCCGGCTCCCTTGCTGCGCGCCAGCTTCACGTAGGGCGCGGACAGCGCCGCCACCATCGCCCCGCGCACCACCTGCACCAGCACGCCGAACGGCCGGATCAGCAGCGTCGCGATGGGCAGCACCCACACCTCGGCGCCACCGTCGACGCCGGAGGTCGGCAGCAGCGCCAGGCTCACCCCGAACACGAGCACGCCCATGATCGCGAACCAGAAGTCCGGGATGCTGGCGGCGGTCATCGACAGGAAGCTCGCGGTCCGGTCGGCGGGCGAGTTCGGCCGGTACGCGGCGAGGCTGCCGATCAGCACCGCCCCCGCGATCGCGATGAGCATCGTGACGGCCGCGAGCTGCAAGGTCGCGGGGAACGCGGCGAGCACCATCTCGCCGGCGCCCTGCCCGGTGCGCAGCGACTCGCCGAAGTCCAGCCGTAGCGCTCCGAGCACGTAGTCCCACAGCTGCACCAGGACCGGCTGGTCGAAGCCGTGCTCGGCGGCGAACTCGGCGCGCTGCTCGGCGGTCGCGCTCAGCGGCAGGTACAGGTTCACCGGACTGCCGGTGAGCCGGGCCAGGCAGAACACGCCCAGCACCACCACGACCAGCGGGATCGCGCTGGAGACGATGCGCTTGCGCAGGAAGGTCGTCATATCAGCGGACCTGCCCGTCGGCGGGGGTGACGGCGGCGAGCCGCAGTTCGTCACCGGTGGCGGAGTTCGGTTCGTAGCGCACGGACTTCGCGATGCCCAGCAGTCCGCGCATGTGCGCGAGGTAGGCGTACTGCGCCACCGTCTCCCGCTCGGCGGCGAAGATCGCGGCGAACGCGTCCTGCCGGGCTCGGCCGGAGAGCCCGTCGGCGCGGGCGATGCGCTCGTCGAGCTCGGGCGTGCCGAAGTTGGACTGCGGCCCGTCGCTGATCAGGTACTGGCTGGTGGTGAACGCGGCGTCCCCGGCCTGGTTGCCGTGCATGATCAGCAGCGCCACCGGTCCGGCGTCCACCGGCATCGGGCGCAGCTGGTACTGGAGGTGCTCGGCGGTGTCGGCCAGCTGGATCCGCACCCGCAGGCCGACCTGGTTGAGCTGGTACTGCAGCGCTTCGGCCGTTTCGGAGACCCGGGGGAACTGGGCGTTGCGGGCGATGAGCGTGATCGGTCGGTCCACCGGCACGCCGTCGGCGGCGGCCTCGGCGACCAGGCGCCGCGCGGCCTCCGGGTCGGGCGGTGGCGCGGTCATCGCCGGGTTGAAGCCGACGACGCCTTCGGGCACCAGTTGCGCGGCGGGCTCGGCGAGGCCGTCGAGCAGCGCGTCGGTGATCCCCCGCCGGTCGATGGCGAGCCCGATCGCGGTGCGCACCCGGATGTCGTCGAGCGGTGCCTCCCGGCCGTCGAGGCGCAGCGCGGTGGTCTCGTTGTTCGGGTACGCGACGGAGTGGTCCGCGTCGGCGTCCTCCGGGTCGAGTCCGGCGGCGATGTCGGCCTCGCCCTTCGTGATCATCGCGGCGCGCACGCTCGACTCGCCGCGCCACACGTAGCGCGCGGCGGGGAACGCGGGCCGCGGGCCCCAGTAGTCGTCGTTGCGGCGCAACGAGATGGACACGCCGGTCTGCCAGTCGGCGATCGAGTAGGGGCCGGTGCCGACGGGCTCGCGCACCTTCGCCGCGGTGCTGGTGCCGCGCGGCACGATCTTTACGAAGCTCAGCCGCAGCGGCAGGATCGGGTCCGGTTCGGCCGTGGTGACGGTGAGGGTGTTCGCGTCGTCGGCCCGCGCGCCGAGGTCGCGGCCCTCGAAGACGTAACCGTCCACATTGCACGCCAGGTCGGAGTTCACGGCGCGGTCGATGGAGAACGCGGCGTCCTCCGCGGTGAACGGGCGCCCGTCGTGGAACCGCACTCCGGGGCGGGTGGTGAACGTCCACGTGGTTGGGGAGCTCTGACGCCAGCCGGTCGACAGCAGTGGCCGCAGCGCGCCGGAGGTCGGGTCGCGCTCGATCAGCGGTTCGCTGATGTTGGAGCGCACCACCACTCCGGTGGAGGTCAGCGAGGACTCGCACGGTTCGAGCGTCGGCGGTTCCTGGGTGAGCACGATGCGCAGCGTGGCGCCGTCGGCCGCACCCGCGTCGCCGGTGGAGCCGCTGTTGGCGACCGCGCACCCCGACAGCGTCGCCGCGGCGGTGGTGAGCACGACGGCGCGGCGCAGGAACTTCCGGAGGGGCGCGCGCCGGGGGCGGTCGGGTGAGCCGGGGCGATGCCCGGTCGCGGCAGGTGCGGAAGACAGCATCGTCTCTCCGGGGTCCTCTGGTCGTTCGCTCCCGGCGACACGTTCACCCGGTGCTGGAACGCCGAGCCGTCTATAAACGTGCAATCGGTCTGCATGTGTAGACGGAACTTAGGCGTGTCGAACGTGACCGTCAATACACCCGCGACGCCGCTCCGGGTCCGCTTCCGCAGCGGCCGGCGCGAGTTTCCGGAGTGCTGCGATCCTGCCTGGCTGCCTGCATTCCTGATCGTTCGCCGAGCGGTATCAGTGGAGGTCAAGGCCCGTCCGTCGACGCCCCCGCGCGGTGCGGGACCGCGTGATCGGCGGGCCGGGCGTCGATCCGGGCCGCCTCCGGCCGCCAGGCATCGAACCCACCGGACGAAGTCAGAAAAGGTATCGGCGGATGCCGGATCGGTGTTAGATCCGGCATCACCGCCGACCTAGGCTCGCCAGCAGCCGCCCACCTCCCGGCGAAGCGCGAGCACCACGAGCGCCGGGCAGCACGAGGAGTTCCGCATGCCCCAGTCCGCCCCGCACGGCACCGTCCTGCAGGTCTGCCCGCTGCTGCCGTCGCTGGAGGAGTCCCTCGCGGCCCACTACGAGGTGGTGCGCCTCGCCGAGCAGCCCGACTCGGCCCGCTACCTCGCCGAACACGGCTCCGAGGTGGTGGCCGCGGTGACCAGCGCGCGCGTCGGGGTGAGCCGTGAACTCATGGACGCGCTGCCGAAGCTCGGCGCGATCGTCCACTTCGGAGTCGGCTACGAGACCACCGACGTGGCGCGCGCCCGCGCCCGCGGCATCGACGTGAGCAACACGCCCGACGTCCTCACCGACTGCGTCGCCGACCTCGCCGTGGGCGGGCTCATCGACGTGCTGCGCGGTCTCGCCGCGGCCGACCGCTACGTGCGCGCGGGCGAGTGGGTGCCGAACGGGTTCGGACTGCGCACCAAGGTCAGCGGCAAGCGCGTCGGCATCCTCGGGCTCGGCCGCATCGGGCAGGCCATCGCCCGCCGGTTGGAAGGCTTCGACGCCGAGATCAGCTACCACTCGCGGCGTCCCGTCGACGGTGTCCGCCACCGCTACGCCGACTCGCCCCGTGCGTTGGCCGACGGCGCCGACGTGCTGGTGGTCGCCACCTCCGGCGGCGCCGGGACGCGGAACCTGGTCTCCGCCGACGTGCTCGACGCGCTCGGACCGCGCGGCTACCTCGTCAACATCGCCCGCGGCAGCGTCGTCGACGAACCGGCCCTGGTCTCGGCGCTCGCCGAAGGCCGGATCGCGGGCGCCGCCCTGGACGTCTTCGCCGACGAGCCGAACGTGCCCGCCCCGCTGCTGGAGCTGGACAACGTCCTGCTGCTCCCGCACATCGCCAGCGCCACCCACGAGACCCGGCAGGCCATGGGCGAGCTCACCTTCCACAACCTCGACCGCTTCATGACCGACGGCACCCTCGCCACCCCCGTGCCCCCGCTCACCTGACACCACCCCGAGCGAACGGACCGCTTGTCCAAGGGGATTGGTCGGAGGGTCCGTTGACTCGGTTGGTTCGTGGGTGAGCGGACCGTTCGTCCAAGGGGATTGGACGGACGGTCCGTTCGCTTCGCGGGGGCGGGCGTGTGCGGCGTTACTCGTGCGGGCCGTGGAAGGGCGTTGCCTCCGGGGGCCGGGGTTCTTAGCGTGTCCTGCGCAGGGTGTCCGCTCGACCCGCGACGATCGCGGGCGGGAACGGTCACCTGCCTAGGAGGCTGACGTGAGCGGACAGGGTGGGAGCGGGCCGTCGCCCGGGATGAGTCGGGTCGATCGCGACCGAGGGCGAGGTCGTCGATGAGGCCCTTCCACGTGGTGCTGCTGTTACCGGTCGTCGCGCTGCTCGGGACGCCGTTCTTCCCGTTCGTCAACGCCGCGACGCCGTGGTTCGGGCTGCCGTCGGTGGTGGTGTGGGTGTGCGCGTGGTGCGTGCTCACCAGCCTGCTGCTGGCGTGGGTGCTGCGCCGCGAGGAACGCGCCGGGCTGATCGGCGACGACGACCCGGCCGAGGCCGACGTCCCGGATCCTGCCGCCGACCCCGCGGGACGGGAGGGCCGGGCATGATCGCGATCGCGTTGATCGGCCTGGTGCTGATCGCCGTCGTCGGCCTGCTCGGCAGGCGCGGCGGCGGGTTCGACCTGGCGGCCTGGACCGTCGGCGGGCGCCGCTTCGGTGCCGTGGCCACGTTCTTCCTGCAGGCCGGGGAGATCTTCACGACCTTCACGTTCCTCGGCATGTCCGGGATGGTGCTCGGCGGCGGGGTCGCCGCGATGTACATGCCGTCGTACCTGGTGCTCGGCTACGTGGGGATGTTCCTGGTGGGCCCGCTGGTGTGGCGGCTGGGCAAGCGCCACGGCTACCGGACGAACTCGGACTTCCTGCGCCACCGCTTCGGCAGCCCGCTGCTGGGCGGGTTGACGGCGGTGCTGGCGATCGTGTTCTTCATGCCCGTCATCCAGGTTCAGCTGGTGGGGCTGGGCACGATCGTGTCGTTCATGACCGGCGACGAGTCGTCGGGAACGGTGAGCATCGTGGTGGCGATGCTGCTGATCCTGCTGTTCGTGCTGTGGTCGGGCCTGCACGGGGTGGCGGCGACGTCCTACTTGAAGGACGTGCTGATGGTGGTCGCGCTCGTCGTCATCGCCGGTGGGGTGCTGCTGGCGCGGCAGCCGGAGGGCGGGCTGTTCACCGCCGTGTTCCAGGGCGCGCGGGAGCTGCTCGTCATCCAGCCGTCCGGCACCTACGGAACGGCCTGGTACGTGACGAGCATCCTGGTCAGCGCGGCCGGTTTCGGGTGCATGACGTTGCCGTCGAGCTGGCCCGCGGTGCTGTCCGGCCGGTCCTCGAAGGCGGTGGCGTCCAACCACGTGTTCCTGCCGCTGTACACGATGGCCGTCGCGATCCCCGTCATGGTGGGCTTCTACGCCGTCGCGGACGCCACGACCCGGGCCGGGGACGAGAACGCCGCGCTGCTGAGCTTGGCGCAGGCGACGTTGCCGCCGTGGTTGCTGGCGGTGGTGCTCATCGGCGGCGCGGCCTGCGCGATGGTGCCCGCGGCGGGCGGCTTGATCTGCGTGGCGACGCTGGTGTCGAGCAACCTGGTGCCCAGCGGAGTGCCGGAGCAGGCGCGGCTGCGGGCGAGCCGGATCACCGCGGCGGTGGTGTCGGTGCTGGTGCTGGCGTTGACGCTGGGGCGGCCCGACCTGATGGCCGACCTGTACCTGCTGACCTACAGCGGCATGATCCAGCTGGCGCCGGCGAACCTGCTGGCGTTGCGCGAACCGGTCCCGGTGCGGTCGTCGGCGGTGCTGGCCGGGTTGATCGCGGGGGAGTGCGTCGTGCTGGGCGCGGCGCTGCTCGGCGTGAGCCCGTTCGGCGTCAACTCGGGCCTGACGGGCCTGGCGGTGAACCTGCTGGTGCTGGGCGCGGCCGTCGCGCTGCGGCGCCGTGCTCCCGCGCCGCGCGAGCCGATCGGGGCGTGACCGTCCGGCGCGGAGCCCGCTGCGGTGGGTTCCGCGCCGGACGCGACGAGTGATCTTTCCTGTGAGTAGGGCCACGGGTGAGCAAAACCACTGGTAAAGACCATCGCTGGTTCCGCGGCGGCGAACTCGGCCGGGCCCGCTCGCGGTGCCACTCCGCCGCAACGTGCCGGAAACATGCCGGAAACCCGCGCACACGCCCCTTTTCCCCCGTTCCCGGAGTGGGGCACGTGGCCGGGTGGAACGGGACGCGAGACGGGCTCGGGGCGGATTCAGAAGGCGTTCGCGGTCTCGGAGACCGAGATAGGGTCTCGCGGAGGCGGTAGCGGGCCGCCGGAACAACGCTGGTCGCGGGCAGGGCTCACCAGGTTTCACGCCGATGTTGACCGCCGAGCCGGGTGATCAGCCGAGATAGGAGCGAGCCTTGGCGAATCTCGACGAGAAGCTGCAGGACATCTACGACGAGGTGCTGCACCGCAACCCCGGTGAGGACGAGTTCCACCAGGCGGTGCTCGAAGTCCTCGACAGCCTCCGCCCCGTCGTCGCGAAGCACCCGCAGTACGTCGACGCCGAGGTCATCCGCCGGCTGTGCGAGCCGGAGCGGCAGATCATCTTCCGGGTGCCGTGGGTGGACGACAAGGGCTCGGTGCAGATCAACCGCGGCTTCCGCGTCGAGTTCAACTCGGCCCTCGGGCCGTACAAGGGCGGCCTGCGGTTCCACCCCAGCGTCTACCTGGGCATCGTCAAGTTCCTCGGTTTCGAGCAGATCTTCAAGAACTCGCTGACCGGGATGCCGATCGGCGGCGGCAAGGGCGGCTCGGACTTCGACCCGAAGGGTCGATCCGATGGCGAGGTCATGCGCTTCTGCCAGTCCTTCATGACCGAGCTGTACCGGCACATCGGCGAGTACACCGATGTCCCCGCGGGCGACACCGGCGTCGGTGGGCGCGAGATCGGCTTCCTGTTCGGCCAGTACAAGCGCATCACCAACCGCTACGAGTCCGGTGTGCTCACCGGCAAGGGCCTGACCTGGGGCGGTTCCCAGGTGCGCCCGGAGGCCACCGGCTACGGCACGGTGTTCTTCGTCGACGAGATCCTGAAGACATCCGGGGATTCCTTCGAGGGCAAGAAGGTCGTCGTCTCCGGTTCCGGCAACGTCGCGCAGTTCGCCATCGAGAAGGTCCACCAGCTGGGCGGGACCGTCGTGGCGTGTTCGGACTCCAGCGGCTACGTCGTGGACGAGAAGGGCGTCGACGTCGCGCTGCTGCAGGAGATCAAGGAGGTGCGCCGCGACCGGATCGAGGAGTACGCCAAGGCGCGCGGCTCCGAGGTGCGGTTCGTGGCCGGGCGCACGGCCTGGGAGGTGCCGTGCGACATCGCGCTGCCTTGCGCCACCCAGAACGAGCTCGACGCCGACCACGCCGCCGAACTGGTCCGCAACGGCTGCAAGATCGTCGCGGAGGGCGCGAACATGCCCACCACGCCGGAGGGCATCAAGTTCCTCAACGAGGCCGGGGTGAAGTTCGCGCCGGGCAAGGCTGCGAACGCGGGCGGTGTCGCCACGAGCGCGCTGGAGATGCAGCAGAACGCTTCCCGCGACTCGTGGAAGTTCGAGCACACCGAGCAGCGCCTCGAAGAGATCATGCGCGGCATCCACGAGCGCTGTCTGCAGACCGCCGACGAGTACGACACCCCCGGCAACTACATCGCGGGTGCCAACATCGCCGGGTTCACCAAGGTCGCCGACGCGATGCTGGCCCTCGGCGTCGTCTGACGAACACCTGAGGTGACACGCCTCCGTCCCGATGGGACGGAGGCGTGTCGCGTCCATGGCCGGGGTTCGCGGGCGGTGAGCCCCTGTTCCTCTTGCGCGGACCGACCTGCTGCCGTGCTGCCCCGGTCCGAGATGACTGGTCGAGCCGGTACGCGGCGGCGCGTGCCCCTGATCGCGGGGCGGCGATCGGCCGCACCGGGGCCTGCGACGGCAGGGCGGGTTCCGCGCTCCGTTCGCTCACATGAGGGGGCTCACCGCGGCCAGCGGCCAGCCGAGGAGCACGCCGCCCACGACGGCGGGGAGCCACCACGGGGCGCTGCTCCTGGCGAGGAGCGCGGCCCAGGCGAGGTGCCAGAGCAGCAACGCCCCGAGCAGCGGCGCGATCAGCAGCACGAAGCTCGGCAGGACGCCCGCGATCGCCGCGGCCCCGATGCCGAGCAGCGCGGCGCCCAGCGCCGCCGCTCGCGCGCCGTCCCGCCGCCACCCGTGCAGGCCGCGGACCAGGAACTCCGCCGCCGCGCAGGCGACACCGCAGCAGGCGACGACCAGCGGTGCCCACCACCAGCGCGGACCGTGCGGGATCGGCTCGGCCAGGCCGAATCCGATGGGCACGGCGACCGCGAGCACCGCGTAGCAGGTGACCGCCGCCGACCTCCACGGCGTGCGCGGTCGTCCACATCGGACAGGTTCCGGTGCGACCAGTGTGAACGCGAGTCCGCTGCCGAGCCCGAACAGCGCGAGGAACCAGCCGATCTCGCCGCCGACCGCCAGCGGCGACCATCCGACCGGGACCAGCGCGGAACCGGCGACGGCGATGGCGGTTCCGGCCGCGACCGCACCGGCGATCCGAGTCGGCCCAGCCGCACGCGCTCCATCCGAAGGCGCCGGGCGGAAGAGCATGCGCGCGAAGGGCAGGAAGCCGATCGCGAAAGCCCCCCAGAGCAGCGCGGCGGCGAGCACCCGTTCACCGGCCGCGTTCCCGACCGGTGCGGTGGTGGCGTGCAGCGACGCGCGCAGCCAACTCGCGGCTTCCGCATGCGCCTGAGGCGCGAAGAGGATCGTGATGTGCTCGGTGCCGTCGACGGTGCGGGCCCGCCGAGCGTTGTCCACCGCGGGATCTCCGCCGAGCGAGCCGGGAAAAGGGTGCCGCCGCGCGTCCTCGGACGCCCGGTGGAACGCCGGGAACTCGTACCGTCCGGTGAGCAGGAGCAGGTCCTCCGGCAGCGCCGGGTCCTGGGGCGGGGCGCCGGCGCCGGGCAGCGAGATCGCCACCGTCGCCGCGATCTCCGGATGTTCCGCGGCGAACCGGTGCACCGCCCCCGCTCCCATGGAATGCCCGGCGAGTCCGATCCGGCCCGGATCGACCTCCGGCGTCCGGCGCAGCAGGCCCACGGTCGCCGTCAGGTCCGCCGCTAACCGGGGTTCCC
This window of the Saccharopolyspora gloriosae genome carries:
- a CDS encoding ABC transporter ATP-binding protein, giving the protein MPEPLLEVSRLRKTFRVARGARLTALDGVDLRVGRGETLGLVGESGCGKSTLARVLLMLERPDEGAVRFAGTDPFSLRGKELLAWRRRVQMVFQDPFASLNSRMTAADLIGEPWRTHRDAAPTGPAKDARIRELLDLVGLRAGDAHRYPNEFSGGQRQRLGIARALALGPDLIVCDEPVSALDLSVQAQVLNLLAELQQWLGVSYVFISHDLSVVRHVADRVSVMYLGKIIEQGRTSDVFDRPLHPYTAALMSAAPKLSPAPGSERILLGGEIPSPLNPPSGCRFRTRCHHATDRCAAEAPAVVRRGGVGCEPHEGRCHFPLTPA
- a CDS encoding dipeptide/oligopeptide/nickel ABC transporter permease/ATP-binding protein; the protein is MTTAEIPAAASRRPPRWWTLLGKDRTAAVAAALLGLVLVTAVFGPLLLGDAAVRQDLRASLLAPSFDHGVTGLLGTDVLGRSVLARLVEAAGTTLSIAVPAVLCSLLLGSAVGMWAGFHGGRRENVAMRVADVILSFPSLLLAVVVLYVFAPSAANIVLIIALARIPVYLRTARAEAAELKSRLFVDAARTFGTGSGPTIYRHVLPIAMPTLLTVAATDFCFVMLTESSLSFLGIGIQPPEVSWGLMVAQGRQYLQTAWWIAVLPGLAIVVTTVSATVLAAWVRLATDPAQRWRLTLPRAKEDRSARGSKSGGNPSRATTSALGNAGGQRIAAESDVADSAPGTSAGRTAEHGTADGGPQAALAVEDLTVDLRTPHATVRAVDHVGFSVHKGRTLALLGESGCGKSMTAQAIVGLLDPVARVAGGSVRIAGTDVLRLDAAARRKLAGPTLSIVFQDALTALNPVQPVGRQLAEPFRIHRGLSRREAREKAVELMEVVGIPEPRARARSYPHQFSGGMRQRLLIAMAVALEPDVLLADEPTTALDVTVQAQIMRLLRDLQVRHDMALVLITHDLAVVAEHADDVAIMYAGTVVETGPVAEVFAHPRHPYTKGLLDSVPEHAEKGGPLPAVPGSPPELGAIPAGCAFQARCPMTRDRCTEQRPVLTAIGDSRAAACHFTEELTHA
- a CDS encoding ABC transporter permease; the encoded protein is MTTFLRKRIVSSAIPLVVVVLGVFCLARLTGSPVNLYLPLSATAEQRAEFAAEHGFDQPVLVQLWDYVLGALRLDFGESLRTGQGAGEMVLAAFPATLQLAAVTMLIAIAGAVLIGSLAAYRPNSPADRTASFLSMTAASIPDFWFAIMGVLVFGVSLALLPTSGVDGGAEVWVLPIATLLIRPFGVLVQVVRGAMVAALSAPYVKLARSKGAGERRVVFGHALRNATVPALTVAGDLTIGLVNGAVVVETIFGWPGIGKLMIDSILQRDFAVLQAAVLLTAVTIFALNILIDVCYALLDPRVRQTAPA
- a CDS encoding ABC transporter substrate-binding protein, producing MLSSAPAATGHRPGSPDRPRRAPLRKFLRRAVVLTTAAATLSGCAVANSGSTGDAGAADGATLRIVLTQEPPTLEPCESSLTSTGVVVRSNISEPLIERDPTSGALRPLLSTGWRQSSPTTWTFTTRPGVRFHDGRPFTAEDAAFSIDRAVNSDLACNVDGYVFEGRDLGARADDANTLTVTTAEPDPILPLRLSFVKIVPRGTSTAAKVREPVGTGPYSIADWQTGVSISLRRNDDYWGPRPAFPAARYVWRGESSVRAAMITKGEADIAAGLDPEDADADHSVAYPNNETTALRLDGREAPLDDIRVRTAIGLAIDRRGITDALLDGLAEPAAQLVPEGVVGFNPAMTAPPPDPEAARRLVAEAAADGVPVDRPITLIARNAQFPRVSETAEALQYQLNQVGLRVRIQLADTAEHLQYQLRPMPVDAGPVALLIMHGNQAGDAAFTTSQYLISDGPQSNFGTPELDERIARADGLSGRARQDAFAAIFAAERETVAQYAYLAHMRGLLGIAKSVRYEPNSATGDELRLAAVTPADGQVR
- a CDS encoding 2-hydroxyacid dehydrogenase — encoded protein: MPQSAPHGTVLQVCPLLPSLEESLAAHYEVVRLAEQPDSARYLAEHGSEVVAAVTSARVGVSRELMDALPKLGAIVHFGVGYETTDVARARARGIDVSNTPDVLTDCVADLAVGGLIDVLRGLAAADRYVRAGEWVPNGFGLRTKVSGKRVGILGLGRIGQAIARRLEGFDAEISYHSRRPVDGVRHRYADSPRALADGADVLVVATSGGAGTRNLVSADVLDALGPRGYLVNIARGSVVDEPALVSALAEGRIAGAALDVFADEPNVPAPLLELDNVLLLPHIASATHETRQAMGELTFHNLDRFMTDGTLATPVPPLT
- a CDS encoding sodium:solute symporter family protein codes for the protein MIAIALIGLVLIAVVGLLGRRGGGFDLAAWTVGGRRFGAVATFFLQAGEIFTTFTFLGMSGMVLGGGVAAMYMPSYLVLGYVGMFLVGPLVWRLGKRHGYRTNSDFLRHRFGSPLLGGLTAVLAIVFFMPVIQVQLVGLGTIVSFMTGDESSGTVSIVVAMLLILLFVLWSGLHGVAATSYLKDVLMVVALVVIAGGVLLARQPEGGLFTAVFQGARELLVIQPSGTYGTAWYVTSILVSAAGFGCMTLPSSWPAVLSGRSSKAVASNHVFLPLYTMAVAIPVMVGFYAVADATTRAGDENAALLSLAQATLPPWLLAVVLIGGAACAMVPAAGGLICVATLVSSNLVPSGVPEQARLRASRITAAVVSVLVLALTLGRPDLMADLYLLTYSGMIQLAPANLLALREPVPVRSSAVLAGLIAGECVVLGAALLGVSPFGVNSGLTGLAVNLLVLGAAVALRRRAPAPREPIGA
- the gdhA gene encoding NADP-specific glutamate dehydrogenase gives rise to the protein MANLDEKLQDIYDEVLHRNPGEDEFHQAVLEVLDSLRPVVAKHPQYVDAEVIRRLCEPERQIIFRVPWVDDKGSVQINRGFRVEFNSALGPYKGGLRFHPSVYLGIVKFLGFEQIFKNSLTGMPIGGGKGGSDFDPKGRSDGEVMRFCQSFMTELYRHIGEYTDVPAGDTGVGGREIGFLFGQYKRITNRYESGVLTGKGLTWGGSQVRPEATGYGTVFFVDEILKTSGDSFEGKKVVVSGSGNVAQFAIEKVHQLGGTVVACSDSSGYVVDEKGVDVALLQEIKEVRRDRIEEYAKARGSEVRFVAGRTAWEVPCDIALPCATQNELDADHAAELVRNGCKIVAEGANMPTTPEGIKFLNEAGVKFAPGKAANAGGVATSALEMQQNASRDSWKFEHTEQRLEEIMRGIHERCLQTADEYDTPGNYIAGANIAGFTKVADAMLALGVV